One segment of Eschrichtius robustus isolate mEscRob2 chromosome 3, mEscRob2.pri, whole genome shotgun sequence DNA contains the following:
- the LOC137760705 gene encoding lymphotactin-like gives MRLLILAFLGICCLAAYTVEGVGTEVPDKTICVSLTTQRLPIKKLKTYTITEGFMKAVIFITRRGLKVCADPQVEWVKKAVRTIDKSTRRNVSQTKPTGAQQSNNTAVTLTA, from the exons ATGAGACTTCTCATTCTGGCTTTCCTCGGGATCTGCTGTCTCGCTGCATACACTGTGGAAG GTGTGGGGACTGAAGTCCCAGACAAGACCATCTGTGTGAGTCTGACTACCCAGCGACTGCCAATTAAAAAACTCAAGACCTACACCATCACGGAGGGCTTCATGAAAGCAGTGAT ATTTATTACCAGACGTGGCCTTAAAGTCTGTGCTGATCCACAAGTTGAATGGGTGAAAAAAGCAGTCCGAACAATAGACAAGTCCACCAGGAGAAATGTGAGCCAGACCAAGCCTACAGGAGCCCAACAATCCAACAATACAGCTGTGACCCTGACTGCGTAG